The stretch of DNA TCGTTCGCGTGGGCGATGCTGGTCAGCTCGGGGACCGACGGCTGGAGGACGCCCGTGCTCGTCTCGGCGTGGACGAACCCGAACACGTCCGGGCTGTGTTCGTCGAAGGCCCTCTCTACGTCGACGGGATCCAGCGGCTCGCCCCAGGGCGCGTCGACGGTGACGACCTCGCCGCCGGCGCGTTCGGCCATGCTCGCCATCCGGTCGCCGAAGTAGCCGTTCGTCGGGACGAGCATCGTGTCGCCGGGTTCGACGAGGTTGCCGACGGCGGCCTCCATCGACGCCGATCCGGTCCCCGAGACGGGGATGGTCCACTTGTTGTCCGTCCGGAAGGTGTACCGGAGCAGGTCCTGGACCTCGTTCATAATCTCGATGAACGAGGGGTCCAGGTGCCCGACGAGGGGGGTGCTCATCGCGCGCAGGACCCGCGGGTGGACGTCGCTCGGCCCCGGACCCATCAGTGTCCGGTCCGGGGGCGTGAGTTCCTCGACCGTTGGCTTCTCGACCATACTCGTGTGATCCGGCCGAATTTTCATTAACAGTTGGGTTCCAGCAGTCCGGACACCCCGTCGGACGCAGGGCCGCTCACGAGCCGGACTCCGTCCGCCGCGCGCGACCGTCCTCGCCGGGCGCTCGCGTCCACACCGTTCCCATCACGAATCCGGGAACCACCGGACAGCAGCGGATGGAGCGGCGTGAACTATCCTCGCTCTTTTTAGCGGTGACGGTCCAACAGACGGATGGTCGTCGATGGGAGTCTTTGACAAAGCACGCGACGTTTCCCTGCTCGCGGAGCAACCGCAACGTCCATATCTCTGTTTGAGATGTGAGGCGTCGTTCGAGGTCCAACACCACGCCTGTCCGGCCTGTGGGTGGTACGACATCCGCCGGGCAGAGTGGGTGGAGTAGCCATCGACGCCCGCCGGCACGTCCCTGCAACGCTATCGGGCGACACGCCACATTTTTCCGTCGGCTGCCGCCGTCCACAGCCACAAGTGACTGCGACGGCTACGTCAGGTATGCACCGACGACGGCTCGGTACGACAGGGATCGACGTGACGGAGGTCGGGTTCGGCACCTGGAACATCGGCGGGGACTGGGGTGACGTCTCCGAGGAGGCGGGCCGCGAGGCGGTCCGGACCGCACTCGACGCCGGCATCGACTTCGTCGACACGGCCGACGTCTACGGCGACGGCTTCAGCGAACAGCGGATCGCGGAGGTGCTCGACGAGCGCGGCGTCCGCGACGAGGTGACCGTCGCCACGAAGGCGGGCCGCCGGCTCGACCCGCACACGGCCGACCGCTACGACTACGAGAACCTCTCGCGGTTCGTCGACCGCTCGCGGGAGTACCTCGGCGAGGACACGCTGGACCTGGTCCAGCTGCACTGCCCGCCGACGGAGGCCTACTACCAGCCCGAGACGTTCGACGCGCTCGCGCGGCTCCGCGAGGAGGGGAAGATCGATCACTACGGCGTCAGCGTCGAGAAGGTCGAACAGGCGCTGAAGGCCATCGAGTACCCCGGGGTCGAGACGGTCCAGATCATCTTCAACATGTTCCGCCAGCGGCCGGCGGAGCTGTTCTTCGAGGCGGCCAAGCGCCGCGACGTCGGCGTCATCGTCCGGGTGCCGCTGGCGTCGGGACTGCTGACGGGCGAGCTCTCGCGGGAGACGGAGTTCCCCGAGAACGACCACCGCAACTTCAACATCGAGGGGGAGGCCTTCGACCGCGGCGAGACGTTCGCCGGCCTGCCGGTCGAGGACGGCTTCGACGCCGTCGACGCCCTGCGCGAACACGTCCCGGAGGGGGCGACGATGGCCCAGATGGCGCTGCGCTGGATCCTCGACCACGAGGCCGTCTCGACGGTCATCCCCGGATCGACCACGCCCGAGCACATCCGGGCCAACGCCGCGGCCAGCGACCTCGCGCCGCTCACCCACCAGACCCACGGCGCGGTCAGGGACGTCTACGAGGAGTTCGTCGCGGACGCGGTCCACCACCGCTGGTGACGACCTCTCGGTTTACGTACCGGTATACGGACCCGAAGACGCCGTGAGCCACGGCCGGGAAACGACGAGAGGGAAGCTCGGACAGCCCGTCCGCGTCCGGTGGAAAACATACGAAAACTGATCGTTAGGGGGTCGGAGATATATAAGAAATGGGACTTTTTATGCCCTCGGAAATATAAAGAAACGGATAGTCGGTTCCGGGCGGTCCGAACGTCTCCCGGACCCACCGCTTGCCAGCGCAGGCGAACCGCCCTTCCCTTCCCCGTCGACGCGGCGGTCCGGCCGATCCCCGGACCCCGACAGCCGCGGCCCGGCGGCGGTGGTCGGGCCGACGGCGTCGACGCCGCGCGCGAGACAGCGCGACGCGGCGTCGCCCGCGGCTGCACTCGCAAGCACCACGACGGAGAGGGAGGCCCCGGTAGCAGCAGGCGCGATGTCGACCACACAGATCTCGGAGGACGACGTCGGCAAGGACGTCGTCTCGGCGGACGGAGACAGCGTCGGAATCGTCAGCGGCTACCGCCACGGGACGGCACGGGTGGACCCCGACCCGGGGCTCGCCACGAAGCTCAAGACGGCCCTCGGCTGGAACGAGACGGACGAGGAGGACTACCCGCTGCAGGAGGAGCGGGTCGCGGAGGTCACCGACGAGGAGATCCGCCTGCGAGCGGACCTGTAGCCGCCGCAGCACCGGGCCGGCGTGACGCCGCTCGTCCGATCGGCCCCGAGCCACCGCACAGTTCAAGTGCGCTTGCAGTAACTACACGGTCGTGGCAGTCTCGTACGACCTCTTCGGGACGCTGGTCGACGCCGACCGGCCCGCCGCGCCGTGGGACGCCGTCGCCGACAGCCTCGCCGAGCGCGGCGTCCGCGTGCCCGAGGACTGGGAGGCGGCCTACCGTTCTTCGCACCGCGAGTACGACCGGGGACGGGCGGCACCGCTCGACGAGCACGTCCGCCTCGCGCTGGCCAGTCGCGGCGTCGAGGTGAGCGACGCCACCGCTCGGGCGGTCGTCCTGTCGGCGTTCGACGCGCCAGTGACCGTCCGCGAGGGCGCTCGGGACGCCGTGGCCGCGGCGGCCGGCCGTGGTCCCGTCGCCGTCTGCTCGAACTGCAGCGTCCCCGGCCTCGTCGAGCGGACGCTCGAACGGGCAGGCCTCGACGGCTCGTTCGACGCCGTCGTCGCCAGCGTCGACTGCGGATGGCGGAAACCGCGCCGGGAGCTGTTCGAAGCGACGGCGGCGGAACTCGGCGTCGCCCTGGACGCTCTCGTCCACGTCGGCGACGACGCCCGCACCGACGGCGGGGCGGGCCGCGTCGGTGCCACGTCGGTCCTGCTCGAGGACACGCCGCTGCCCGAGGTGGCCGTGCGGCTCCGGGAGGGGGCGCTGTGCTGACCGCGCTGGCGACCGCCGCACTGCTGGAGGCGGCCGTCGGCGAGCCACCCGACGGGCTCCACCCGGTCGCGTGGTTCGGCAGCGCCGTCGCGCCGCTGGACCGTACCTGGGACCGCCCGCTGGCCGTCGGCGCGCTCGGCGCGGTGGCGCTCCCGGTCGGTGCCGCACTGGTCGTCGCGCTGGCCGTGACGGCCGCCGGCGCGATCGCGCCGCTCGCGGCGGCCGTCGCCGCCGGCCTCGCGCTGTTTCTCACGACGAGCCTGCGCCGCCTGCTCTCGGCCGCTCGGTCGGTGATCGACGACTCCGAGAACGACCTCGCCGCCGCGCGCGAGGGGCTGCTCGCGCTGGCGGGCCGGGACGCCGACGCACTCTCGGCGGGTCAGGTCCGCAGCGCCGCCGTCGAGAGCGCCGCCGAGAACCTCGCCGACGGCCTCGTCGCCTCGCTTGGCGCGTTCGTCCTCGCGGGGACCGTCGCCCCGCTGGCCGGCCTGCCGGCGCTCCCGGTCGCCGCCGGTGCCGCCGCCTGGGTCAAGGCCGTCAACACGATGGACTCGATGCTGGGCTACCGGGCGAAACGCGTCGGGACGCCGGCCGCTCGGCTCGACGACGCCGTGATGTGGCTCCCCGCCCGCGCGAGCGCCCTGCTGCTCGCGGCGGCGTTCGCGGCCCCGCGCTCGCCGGTGCGTGCCCGCCGGTGGCTCGACCGGGTCCCCTCGCCGAACTCCGGGTGGCCGATGGGCGTCGCCGCGGCGGCGCTCGGGACGCGCCTGGAGAAGCCCGACGTCTACGTCCTCGGTGCCGACACGGCCCTCCCGAGCGTCGAGACGGCACGGCTGGGCGTCCACAGAGTGGGGGTCGCGGGCCTGCTCGCCTACGCGCTCGCGGGGGTGATCGCGTGGTTCTGACCGCCGTCCGCGGCGCGCTGGGCTTCCTCTCGCGGCTCCCCGTCGGCCACAGCGAGGCCGCGTGGGACGCCTTCACCGCGACGCCGGCCGCCTTCCCGCTGGCCGGCTACGCCGTCGGCGCGCTGGTCGCCGCCCCGTTCCTCGCCGCCGGGGCCGTGCCCCCGCCGGTGGTCGCCGCCGCCTACCTCGCCGGGGTCGTCCTCGTCGCGGGCGTCAACCACGCGGACGGGCTGGCGGACCTCGGCGACGCGGCGGCCGTCCACGGGGACGCCGCCGAGCGCCGCGAGGTGATGCGGGACACCACCGTCGGCGTCGGCGCGGTGCTGGCGCTCGGCACCGCGATCGCCGGCCTCGCGCTGGGGGCGCTGGCGGTCGCCGGACTGCCGCCGCTGGTCGCCGTCCCCGTCGTCCTCGCGGCGGAGGTGGGCGCGAAGGGCGCGATGGCGACGCTGGCCTGCCTCGGCGAGCCGAGCCACGACGGGTTCGGCGCGACGGTCCTCGACGGGAACGCGCCCCGCGACCTCGCGCTCCCCGCCGTCGCCGCGCTCCCGGCCGCACTGCTCGCGCCGCCGGCGACGCTCGCGGCCGTCGTCGCCGGCCCGCTCGTCGCCGTCGCGCTCGACCGCTGGGCGGGCCGGCGACTCGGGGGCGTCGGCGGCGACGTCTTCGGCGCGGCCAACGAGCTGGGCCGCGCCCTCGCGCTGCACGCGGCGGTCCTCGCGTGGACGCTGCTGGACTGGGGGGTGCTCGCGTGGACGCGCTGGTGATGTGCGGGGGGCGGGGCACCCGCCTCGACACCGACCGCGAGAAGCCGCTGTTCCGGGTCGACGGGGTCCCGATGGTCGACCGCGTTGTCGGGGCGCTCCGGTCGAGTCCCGCCGAAGGAATCTACGCCGCGACCTCGCCGAACGCGCCGGAGACGGCGGCCCACCTCGACGTTCCCACGGTCGAGACCCCGGGCGATGGGTACGTCGCGGACCTCGACGCGGCGCTGGCCGACGACCGACTGGCGACGCCCGTGTTGACCGTGGCCGCCGACCTCCCGCTGCTGGACGGTGCGGTCCTCGACCGCGTGCTGGGGGCCCACGACGGCGGCTCGCTGTCCGTGTTCGTCCCGGCGGCTCGGAAGCGAGCCCTCGGCGTCAGCGACGACACCACCTTCGAACGCGACGGCCGCGAACTGGCCCCGACCGGCGTCAACGTCGTCGGCGACGACGGCGACGACGCGCGGGTGATCGACGACGAGCGGCTGGCGGTCAACGTCAACACGCTCGCCGACGGCCGCGTCGCCGAGGCGCTCCTGTAGCGGGAGCTTTTCGTCGCCGGCCGCCCACCGACGTCTATGGACCCAGACAGCGTCGCCGGACTCCGCGGCGACGGGGTGGACCCGAAGATCGGCCCGGACGGTCGGGTCCCCCACGGCAGCAGCGACGATCCGGACCTGCTGGACTTCAGCGCGAACACGAACCCCCGTGTCCCGCCCGGCGTCGAGGAAGTGTACCGCGGGGCCTTCGACGCCGCGCGCTCGTACCCCGACGACGGCTACCCCGCCTTCCGCCGGGCTGCCGCCGAGTTCGTCGGCTGCGATCCCGGCCAGGTGCTCCCGACCGCGGGCGGGCTGGAAGCCATCCGGCTGGCGATACAGACGACGGTCGACCGCGGGGACGGCGTGCTCGTCCCGACGCCGAGCTTCGGCGAGTACGTCCGGGAGATCCGACTCCAGGGCGGCGAGCCGACTTTGGTCGCCCACGACGAGATCCTGGCCGCCGACCCCGGTCCCCACGCGCTCGCCGTCGTCTGCAACCCCAACAACCCGACCGGGGACTGCGCCGACGCCGACGCGCTGCGGGCGTTCGCCGACCGCTGTCGCGCGGCCGACACCACGCTGCTGGTCGACGAGGCGTTCCTCGGGTTCACCGACGAGCCGTCGCTCGCGGGGGCCGAGGGCGTCGTGGTCGCCCGCTCGCTGACGAAGCTGTTCGGCCTCCCCGGCGTCCGGATGGGCCACGCCGTCGCGACCGGCGAGCGCCGGGACCGGTTGGCGACGGCCCGCCGCGCGTGGTCGATGGGCGGCCCCGCGGCGGCCGTCGGCGCGCACTGCTACCGGCAGGACGAGTTCGTCCGCGAGACCCGCCAGCGGGTCGCGAGCGAGCGCACCCGGATGCGCGAGCGCCTGGCCGAGCGGTTCGACGTGGCCCCCTCGGACGCCCCGTTCCTGCTGTTCGAGGTGGGCGAGACGGGCGTCGACGCGCTGCTCGCCGACGCCCGCGAGGCGGGGATCGCCCTGCGGGACGCACGGACCTTCCGCGGGCTGGACGGCCACGTCCGGGTCGCCGTCCGCACGCCCGCCGAGAACGACCGGCTGCTGGCGGCGCTCGATGTTTGAGACCACCCGCCGCGACGGCGTCGCCCAGTGTCGCCGCGAGGGCGCGCGCTGGCTCTCGACGGCGTGGGACGGCGGCTACCGACCGGCCGACGCCGTCTACGACGTCACCGTCCCGACCGGGTTCGAGCGGACCGACCTCGACGCCTACCGCGCGGAGCGGCTCGGCGACGCCGGGTTCCCGGTCGGCCCGACGCTGCTGACCGGCGTCGACGTGGCCCACGCCCGGGTCGCCCGGGACGGCCCGGTGGCGGCGCTGGCGACGGTCGGTCTCTCGAACCCCGCGGCGCTCCCGATGCCGGACGAACCCGAGGAGTCCCCGGGTCGTTCGGCCGCCGACGCCCCCGACTGGCGACCCGGCACCGTGAACCTCGTCGTCGGCGTCGAGCGGGCGCTGGCCGACGGCGCGCTCGCGACGCTGCTGGGGACGGCGGTCGAGGCGAAGGCGGCGACGCTGGCCCGCGCCGTCGGCGTCCCGGGGACCACCTCCGACGCCGCCCTCGTCGGCTGTGTCCCCGACGCCGAGCCCGCGCCGTTCGCCGGCAGCGCCACCGAGGTCGGGGACGCGGCGCGGGCCTGCGTCCGCGACGCCGTGCTGGCGAGCCTGGACGCCCGTTACGACGACGGCGACCCCCCGACGGTCGAGGCGGCGTCGTTCGGCGTCGTCACCGACCGTCAGACCGATGTTCGCCAGCCCTGAATTGCGAGTATGGCAGACAACACCGCCGGCCCGACCGCCGAGCCCATCGAACCGAGCACGCCCGAGGAGTTCGGCCTCGTCCAGGTCTGGTGGGGCGACGGCAAGGGGAAGACGACGGCTTCGCTGGGGATGGCGACCCGCGCCGTCGGCCACGGCTACCGCGTCCACCTCCTGCAGTTCATGAAGGGCGGCACCGGGACCGTCGAGGACGTCCGCGGCGAGTACAACGCGATCGCGGCGCTGCCGGGATTCTCCTACGAGAACGCCGGACACTACGGCTGGCACGGCTTCCTCGACGGGAGCGACGACGACGAGCACGCGGCCCGCGCACAGGGCGCGCTCGAACGCGCCCGGGAGGTCCTCGACGCCAGCGCGGACCGGGCGGCCGACGAGCCACTTCCCGCCGAGGGCGACCCCGAAGACGGGGTCGATATGCTCGTCCTCGACGAGGTGCTGTACGCCGCCAACCGGGGGCTGCTCGACCCGGAGGACGTCGTCGACCTGATCGAGTCGAAACCCGACCACGTCGAACTCGTCCTCACCGGCGGCCACGAGCGCCCCGACTACGTCCTCGACCACGCGGACCTCGTCAGCGAGGTCCGCAAGGAGAAACACCCGCTGGAGGCGGGTCACTCGGCCCGGAAGGGGACCGAGTACTGAGCCACGCCGCCGCGCTCAGCCCTCGCCGTCGGCGAGGAGGTCCCCGACCAGCGCCTCGGCCGCGGCGACGTGTTCGTCGGCCACCTCGTCGCCGGTCTCGCCGACCTCGTCGAGTAGCTCCCGCACCTGTTCGACGCGCTCCCGTCGCACCTCGGGGGCGACTCCGGCGGCGGCCGCGTCGCGGGCGACGGCCTCGGCCTCGCCCAGCCAGCGGCTGGCGGTCCGCTCGACGGGGCGCTCGCCGGTCGCCGCGAGGTGGTCGCGGAGCCGTCGGAGTTCGTCGTCGTCCACGGTCGAGCGTCGGCGGCGGGGGACAAAAGCCCGCCGGCGAACCACTCTTGTCGCCGGCGCGCCCACCGTCGCGTGATGGCGGAGACGATCCTGGTCGCCGGAACGGCGTCCCACGTCGGCAAGAGCACGGTCGCGGCCGGCCTCTGTCGCCTGCTGGCCGACCGCGGCGTCTCGGTCGCGCCGTTCAAGGCCCAGAACATGAGCAACAACGCGCGGGCCACGCCCGGGGGAGAGGTCGGCGTCTCCCAGTTCGTCCAGGCCCGGGCCGCCCGCGTCCCGCCCGCGACCGACCACAACCCGGTGCTGCTGAAACCCCGGGGCGAGGGAGAGTCCCAGCTGGTCGTCGACGGCGAGGCGGTCGGTCACTACGCGGCCGGGCGGTACTACGACGACCACTGGGACGACGCCCTCGCCGCGGCCCGCCGCGCCCACGAGCGCCTCGCGGCCGACCACGAGCTGATCGTCGCGGAGGGCGCGGG from Haloarcula litorea encodes:
- a CDS encoding adenosylcobinamide amidohydrolase, encoding MFETTRRDGVAQCRREGARWLSTAWDGGYRPADAVYDVTVPTGFERTDLDAYRAERLGDAGFPVGPTLLTGVDVAHARVARDGPVAALATVGLSNPAALPMPDEPEESPGRSAADAPDWRPGTVNLVVGVERALADGALATLLGTAVEAKAATLARAVGVPGTTSDAALVGCVPDAEPAPFAGSATEVGDAARACVRDAVLASLDARYDDGDPPTVEAASFGVVTDRQTDVRQP
- the cbiB gene encoding adenosylcobinamide-phosphate synthase CbiB, which encodes MLTALATAALLEAAVGEPPDGLHPVAWFGSAVAPLDRTWDRPLAVGALGAVALPVGAALVVALAVTAAGAIAPLAAAVAAGLALFLTTSLRRLLSAARSVIDDSENDLAAAREGLLALAGRDADALSAGQVRSAAVESAAENLADGLVASLGAFVLAGTVAPLAGLPALPVAAGAAAWVKAVNTMDSMLGYRAKRVGTPAARLDDAVMWLPARASALLLAAAFAAPRSPVRARRWLDRVPSPNSGWPMGVAAAALGTRLEKPDVYVLGADTALPSVETARLGVHRVGVAGLLAYALAGVIAWF
- the cobS gene encoding adenosylcobinamide-GDP ribazoletransferase — encoded protein: MVLTAVRGALGFLSRLPVGHSEAAWDAFTATPAAFPLAGYAVGALVAAPFLAAGAVPPPVVAAAYLAGVVLVAGVNHADGLADLGDAAAVHGDAAERREVMRDTTVGVGAVLALGTAIAGLALGALAVAGLPPLVAVPVVLAAEVGAKGAMATLACLGEPSHDGFGATVLDGNAPRDLALPAVAALPAALLAPPATLAAVVAGPLVAVALDRWAGRRLGGVGGDVFGAANELGRALALHAAVLAWTLLDWGVLAWTRW
- a CDS encoding cob(I)yrinic acid a,c-diamide adenosyltransferase, with protein sequence MADNTAGPTAEPIEPSTPEEFGLVQVWWGDGKGKTTASLGMATRAVGHGYRVHLLQFMKGGTGTVEDVRGEYNAIAALPGFSYENAGHYGWHGFLDGSDDDEHAARAQGALERAREVLDASADRAADEPLPAEGDPEDGVDMLVLDEVLYAANRGLLDPEDVVDLIESKPDHVELVLTGGHERPDYVLDHADLVSEVRKEKHPLEAGHSARKGTEY
- a CDS encoding NTP transferase domain-containing protein, with product MCGGRGTRLDTDREKPLFRVDGVPMVDRVVGALRSSPAEGIYAATSPNAPETAAHLDVPTVETPGDGYVADLDAALADDRLATPVLTVAADLPLLDGAVLDRVLGAHDGGSLSVFVPAARKRALGVSDDTTFERDGRELAPTGVNVVGDDGDDARVIDDERLAVNVNTLADGRVAEALL
- a CDS encoding HAD family hydrolase, with translation MAVSYDLFGTLVDADRPAAPWDAVADSLAERGVRVPEDWEAAYRSSHREYDRGRAAPLDEHVRLALASRGVEVSDATARAVVLSAFDAPVTVREGARDAVAAAAGRGPVAVCSNCSVPGLVERTLERAGLDGSFDAVVASVDCGWRKPRRELFEATAAELGVALDALVHVGDDARTDGGAGRVGATSVLLEDTPLPEVAVRLREGALC
- the cobD gene encoding threonine-phosphate decarboxylase CobD gives rise to the protein MDPDSVAGLRGDGVDPKIGPDGRVPHGSSDDPDLLDFSANTNPRVPPGVEEVYRGAFDAARSYPDDGYPAFRRAAAEFVGCDPGQVLPTAGGLEAIRLAIQTTVDRGDGVLVPTPSFGEYVREIRLQGGEPTLVAHDEILAADPGPHALAVVCNPNNPTGDCADADALRAFADRCRAADTTLLVDEAFLGFTDEPSLAGAEGVVVARSLTKLFGLPGVRMGHAVATGERRDRLATARRAWSMGGPAAAVGAHCYRQDEFVRETRQRVASERTRMRERLAERFDVAPSDAPFLLFEVGETGVDALLADAREAGIALRDARTFRGLDGHVRVAVRTPAENDRLLAALDV
- a CDS encoding PRC-barrel domain containing protein translates to MSTTQISEDDVGKDVVSADGDSVGIVSGYRHGTARVDPDPGLATKLKTALGWNETDEEDYPLQEERVAEVTDEEIRLRADL
- a CDS encoding aldo/keto reductase; translation: MHRRRLGTTGIDVTEVGFGTWNIGGDWGDVSEEAGREAVRTALDAGIDFVDTADVYGDGFSEQRIAEVLDERGVRDEVTVATKAGRRLDPHTADRYDYENLSRFVDRSREYLGEDTLDLVQLHCPPTEAYYQPETFDALARLREEGKIDHYGVSVEKVEQALKAIEYPGVETVQIIFNMFRQRPAELFFEAAKRRDVGVIVRVPLASGLLTGELSRETEFPENDHRNFNIEGEAFDRGETFAGLPVEDGFDAVDALREHVPEGATMAQMALRWILDHEAVSTVIPGSTTPEHIRANAAASDLAPLTHQTHGAVRDVYEEFVADAVHHRW